The region GCCGTGGTTTCCGGCGACGACGATCTGCTGCTGCAAAGGGTTTGGAGAAGCACGGGCTGGCGCATCCGGTACATGACCGACGCGGATGGAAAAGTGAATACACGCCCCACCGAAACGATAACGGGCGTTTTCGAGCAGCGCAAGCGCTGGGGATCAAAGACCGTGCATTACAATCGGATGCAGGTCGGACTGCTCTCGTCGGTATTCGTTTTTTATCTGGCAATTGCACTATTGTTCTTCGCAGGATTTTTCAAACCGGCATTTTTCGCGCCGTTCATCGCAATGTTTCTTGTAAAGGTTTTCGGCGAGGCAATGCTCCTGGTCCCCGGGACGCGCATGTTCGGCGAAATGGGCCTGAGGAAATATATTGTCCCGGCGTCTTTGATCCAATTGCCCGTTGTGATTTTTTCGGTGGTGATCGGGGTGTTTGGGAAATTTGTGTGGAAGGAACAGAAGTTCGGAAGGACTTCCAAATAAATTCCCTGCTCGCAAACCTCTTGCGTTTGCGTAAATAATAACGTTCATTTTGGGGGGAAGGAAATCATTTGACGACATTGACCGTTACCAGGCGCGGAAGAAATTGTATAGCTTGCTTGACGAGGCCAACACTTCACATTCGCCGATTCTCATTGAAGGCAAACGCGGCGGAGCCGTATTAATCGGCGAGGAAGATTGGTCGGCGATCAAGGAAACTTTGTACTTGGCGTCGATTCCAGGAATGCGTGAATCCATAAAAGCAGGCATGAAAACACCCTTGCGGAAAACCAGCAAGGTCATAAAATGGTAAAGTGGCAGCTTTACTATACAAACAAGCTCTAAAAGACGCAAAAAAGATTTCAGCCGCAGGTCTGCGATATAACGTCGAAAATCTTCTGTCAATTTTAGAATCAAACCCCTTGCATACCCCACCCCCGTATGAAAAATTAATCGGGGATTTATCCGGCGCTTTTTCAAGAAGGATAAACATTCAACATCGGCTTGCGTATCAGGTTCTCAAAGAAGAGAAAGCCGTGAAAATTATTCGCATGTGGACGTAGTACGAATAAAATGAACGCCTGAAATAACAAAAGGGACAGACCCTTACCCGTCCTGCCCCTTTTCTAATTTATCAATCTTAAATTTTACTTGGTGACCATCACCCTCTTCACCACTTTCCTTCCATCCCCCAGCGACACCTTCACAAAATAGACTCCCGCGCCCGAAAGCGAAGCGTCCTTCACCAAATGCCATCCCCGCGCCTGCAGGCTCGCGGGCAAGTGCGTGATCACCTTTCCGTTCGCGGCGAGCAGGTCGACAGCCGCCACGCACGGGTCGCTCAGGTAATAGCGCACGGTCGAGCCAAACACTCCCACCTTCACAAAAGGCAGCGGCAAGGACGATTGGTACGGATTTTTCGTGGGCTGGTACGCGATGGACGTCGGGCTTCCCACGACAAACGTGGTCGAGCCGGCGGTGAGGCCCGGCGACGTGGCGTTGACCGTCACGGTCCCGGTCGTAAACATGGTCCGCACCGCCACCTTGCACTTTCCGCCCTCGATCAGCAGCTCCGGATCGCCGGGCGCGTGCCAGGTCTTGGACTGCGTGGCGTCAACATACTGGTCGGAGCCCCCGCGGTACTGGCCCGGACCGGTCACGCTCCAGGTGATGTTGCCGGTCGCGGTGGGGCACCAGACGTTGTTCGCGTCCTGGACCGTGGCGAGGATGAGCGCCGCGTCGGAGCCGTTTGCCTTGAACGTGAATACCTCGCCGTCGGGCTTTACAATATGCGGATCCACCGTGAGCTGGATGTGGTCGGGATTGCCGGCCGTCTTCTGCGTGTCGGCGCACACCACGTTTCCGTTTCCGTCAAGGCCCTGGGCGATAAGGGTTCCCGAGGCCCAGGCGACGTTGTCCCACCACACCTCGCAGGGAAGCTGGGTGGTGGTCTGGGTGTGGTCGCTGTTCGGCGCAACGCCGGTGAGCCCGTTGGGCGCCTTTGTTCCCACGGCGGTGCCGTTGAGCAGCAGCTTTACCTGCGGGCAGTTGGAGAACCCGTAGACGCGCACCGTGCCCGACCGGTTCCAATGGTTGCCGAGCTTCACCGCCGGTTTGGTGGCGAACGGGATCCAGCACGACTGGTAGCCATAGTACAGGAGCTTGGGGATGCGGTTGAAATCCATCATGGAGCATTCAAACGACCTGCACTTGGGATACGTCGCGGTGTTCTTGTACGGCAGCGAAATGCCGTCTTCGCCGGGCGTCTCCGACATGTACCACTGCGCCATGCCGAAGCAGTTTGCCGCACGGCTTTTCACCCAGTCGTTCATATAATCGGCGCAGAACGCGAGCTCGTAATCGTATTCGAACCGCGCCATCCTGCCGTAGTCGCTCCACCATTCGGCGCCCCAGGCCGGATTGTTGGGATACTGGTTCTTCACGCCGATTTCGCATCCGACAACCGTGCAGGAAAGAATGTAGCCGTTGGCGGGGTTGGGCGTTCGGTCGGCGATCACGTGCGTGTGGATGGGGTCCCACGTCGCCGCAAGCTGCTGAAGCGACTGCGCGAACCCGGTCGCGATGGGCCCGTTGCTGATTTCCCACGCGAGGATCGACGGATGGTTCCTGTCGCGGATGATCACGTCCCTCTGTATCTCGTACTTGAGCTGCCCCTTGCCGCCGTCGGTCGCCGACGCGCCGTTGAAAGCGCCCTCGCCTTCGCCGCTCGGCTGGATCAGCATGATGCCCTCGTTGTCGCAGGCCTCCACGAACCCGGGGCTGCACGACGAATGGCCGGGCCGCCACAGGCTGCCGCCGATGTCGGCGAGCAGCTTGGCGTCGCGCCACTCTACTTCGGGCGGCAGCGCGGTCGCGAGCGCGGGATAGTCGTAGCGCGCGGACGCGCCGTAGAGAAGGTGCTTGTGGCCGTTGAAATACGGGAAGTTCGCGTCCCACGTGATCACGTGGATGCCGTAATCGTCCGTGAACACGTCGACCGTGGTGCCGTTTACTTTCACGATATGATACACCTTGTGCATGTACGGCGTGCCGTACGGGCTGTTGTTGGGATACCACAGGTGCGGGTTGTTCACCGTGGCGGTCTGGTCGAACACGTACGCGGTGCCTGCGCCGATGGACTGTGTCGCGTCGCCGGTCCACACCACGTTGTTGTTGTACGCGTCAACGATTTTCGTGGTGAGCGTGACGTTGGCCGCCGCCGTCCCCTCGTTCTGCACGTTCGTCTTGATGTCGATGGCGGCCGACGACCCGTCTGTGGCCACGGACGTGGCCCCCACGTAGGTTCCCCACTGGCTGACGCATGAGTAAACGTTGAGGGGCACATGCACCTTGTCGGTGATGTGCATCCACACCGGCCGGAAAATGCCGGCGTCGCCCTGGCCGAACCGGAACACCTCCGAGAAGCCCGGGTCGTTGTAGAACCCCTGGCTTTTCGACACGCGCGCCGCGAGCACGTTGTCGGCGCCGCCGAATTTCACCAGATTGGTGACATCGACGACGAACCCGATGAATCCGACCACGTGGGTCGCCTGCGGGTTTTCGGAGCTGTTTCCCGGCAGGAACGTGCCGTTCATGAACACCTGGACTCCCACGTGCACGCCCTCGAACTCTATGAATATTTTCTTGTCCGCGTATTTGCTGTCGAGCGTGAAATGCTTCCGGTACCAGAACGGCCCGCCCTGCATCTCGCCGTCGCCACCGCCCGAGGCCTCGTTGAGAAACGATTCGGTGTCACACCAGGTATAGGGAATGCCGACGTCGGGATACGATGCATCGTTGAGTGCGGTGTCTTTTCCATTCGCCGGATCGGACCTGATGAATTTCCAGGGCGTCTCGCCCAGGTTGATCTTGACCCTGTTACTCGGTTCCCCGGTATAGGTTTGCGCGCCGACCAATACCGCGGTAAAAAGCAGCGCCGTCAGCGTCAGTACCATGGCTTTTTTGAACATGAAAGCCTCCCCCTTTTTGGAAAGAAAATTTTTATTTAAACGAATAAAAAAAATTCCGGCATGCCTTCTTCCTATATTTATGATACCTCAGGATAGTAAAAATATACCGTATCTTGACAGTTTTGTCAAAAATTATTGGAGCAATCTTTCCAGTAGGCCCGGATCATTTCGCACACTTCAGGCGCCGACGACGACCTGCTCACCCATACAATGCACAGTTCGTCCTTGCGCTGCTTCACCCACCGCGTGGCGATTTCCTGCTCCGGAAAGTCGTCCGGCGACGGCGGGAGCGCACCGCTGAAAAAGAATTTGTCAAGCTCTGTTTCCATTGCCGGGACGTCTCTGAAATCGGAAAAGAAAGGCCTGAGCAAGATTTTCTGGTTCTTCCTGAACCAGAACGACATGCCCTTTTCCTTCTCCGCGTGCGGCAGCAGCACGATGCAGTCGTCAAGCGGTAAAAACGCGCCCTTGCGTTCCGCGATCGCAAGCTGCGTGTTGAGCAGGGGCGCGTGCTTCCGGATGAGCCGGTATTCATAAATAAGGCCCTCCAGCTCGGAGCCGCATTCGTGCGTGACGAGCTTGTGCGATTCGGCGCGCAGCCGCGAGAGCTTTTCGGGCGATTCCTCGGAGTCGCGGAAATAGCTCATGAGCCTGCGCCTGAGATTGGACGCCTTGCCGATATACAGGTACGCGTCATTTTTGGCTTTAAAACCGTACACGCCGGGCGCGGCGGGCGCGGCCGCGATGTCATCGTACGAGAATTCCTTTCCCGAAAAGTCAACGCCCGCCAGATCGGTCCGCTCCTGTGCCTCCAGATGGGCGATGTCGCCGAGTCCCTGTTCGGTGAGGAGCCGTACGAGCTCCTGCACGCATTTTGCAAAGCATTCGCCGTGCTTATAGGCATAGGTGAGCTGCGGCGACGTCCCGAACAGCACCTTGTGGCATGCGTCAAGCGTGAGCGGCCGCGGGAGCGGCAGCTTGGCGCACACGAACATGGTGCTGACGAGAACGGCGCTGTCGTCGAGGAACGCGCCCGCCTCCTGGGCAAGCAGGCCGAACGCCGACTGTTGGCGCCATGAAAGGAACACGGGCCGCCGTTTTTCGCATGCGGCAGTCAGGACGCCGGCCTTCCGCTCCCGCGGCTCATCTTCGAACGGCGCGTCGCGCACGCTTCTTAAAAGCTCCTGCTCTTCAAACGGCAATGCCGAAGGATCCTCGAGCCAGCGCCCGGCAAGCAGCTGCGGCGCCTCTGCGACGGACCACACCGACGCATACACCGCCGCTTTCGGGTTGTTGGGCAGCGCAAGCAAATACGCCGCGGCCCACGGCGTCTCGGCCAGGGTGTAGCCGCCTTGCTGCGGAACGGCGAGCGCAGAGGCGTGCCAGAGATTGTCGCTGCCGAAAGAGCAGCGCCGGTCCTTTGAAAGAATCGCCAGTATCGCCGCGTGCGCAAGTTTTTCATCAGGGTTTTTGAATTTAAGGATCTCCCGCGCAAGGACCGCGGAAGAAACCCCGTCATGAGCCCTGACATAAGCGACCATTGCGTCGTGCATGAGAAACGCTTTCCGTGATTACTAATCTAGCGTAAGTGGTAATAATAAAGTTTGGGCGTTCCCCTCGCCTTCGTAAACTCAGGCTCGGGTCGGTCTCCCTCCGGGCTCGGCTGTTCGCCTCGTTGCCGGACCACCCGAAGTCGCCTTCAGCGAGGGGTCGGCCGGCAATTCGCCCTAGCTCACCCTCCGGTCCACCTAACGCTTGGCATCAGTCAAGTACCACTCTCGTTTTCCTGCCATCAGCGGTGCAACGGTGCGCGGAGGACAGGATGTGTCCGGCCATCCAGCCATTTTGTATTATTTACCTTATTAAAACTACCTTTATGTTTCACGGCGGAGCAACTTGCAGCGCGGTTCATCATCGCGCCCTATTTTACGCACCTCGCGACCGCGGCGGCTACGAGAACGGCTTGTCAAGCAATTTCATCGGCGTCATTTACACATCGTAGAAAAAATTGTTGCGCGGAGCGTTTCACGCTGTTATATTATAGGTCATTCAATCACCATCTCACGAGAGGAGAACCACCATCATGGCAAAAATCGGCAGAAGTCAGCTTGTCGCCCTGCAGAAAAAACTGAAGACCGACGCCGCGATCGGCGAGCGTTTCGGTATCACCCGTCAAGCGGTCCACCAGCTCCGCCAGAAATACCGCATCGAGTCCGTGATCGCCAAAAACGGCGAGCGCAACGCCAAAATCGCCAAGGCGCACAAGGCGGGCACGTCCGGAACGGCCCTGGCAAAAAAATACGATCTGTCGGTTTCGCAAACCTACCGCATCATCAAGGACGCAAAAAAAGGCAAGAAAAAATAATTTTGCCGCACCCTTCACCCGCAGCAAGGCTCATGACGATTTCATGAGCCTTGTTTTTTGAAAACGGCGCACCATGACACAACCCGAACACGCATCCGGCGGCGCAGGCCTCAGCCGCTCCATCACCATCGCGTCGGTCATCATGATGACCTCGGTCCTGATCAGCAGGGTGATGGGCCTCGTGCGCGAGCAGGTGCTGTCGGGATTTTTCGGCACCTCGCCCGAGATGAGCGCCTACGTCGCTTCGTTCCTCATCCCCGAAATGCTCAACCACCTGCTTGCGGGCGGATTCCTCGCCATCACCTTCATCCCCATTTTCCAGAAATACCTCGTGAGCGGCGAGCGCGAAAAATCATGGCGCGTGTTTTCGAACCTTCTCACGATCGGCACCGCGGTGATGGCCGTGCTGGTGGTGGCGGGCATGGTGTGGGCCGGGGCGGTCGTGGGGCTGCTCGGAAAGGGCGCCCCCAGCGAGCTCACCATCAGGCTCACCAGGATCATCATGCCCGCGCAGCTGTTCTTCTACTGGGGCGCGTTTCTCCTGGCCGTGCAGTATGCCAACCACCGGTTCTTTCTCCCCGCGCTGCTGCCGCTCTGCTACAACTTCGGCATCATCGCCATGGGGATTATCTGCCAGCATTTTTTCCATCTCGGGGTGGAAGGGTTCGCCTGGGGCGTCCTTGTCGGCGCGTTCGTCGGCAACGTGCTGGTGCAGCTGCCCGGCGCGTTCGCGGTGGGCATGCGCTTCCGCCCGCTCTTTAATGTAAAGGACCCCGACCTCAAGCGGTACGTGCTGCTCACCCTGCCGCTCATGCTCGGCATCGGCATGACGCTTTCCAACGAGCTCTTTTTCCGATACTTCGGCTCGTTTCTCCAGAAGGGCGCGCTCGCGAGCATCAACTATTCGCTGAGGACGACCATGATATTCGTCGGCGTGTTCGGCCAGGCCGCCGGCGTGGCCTCGTATCCTTTTCTGTCAAGGCTCGCCGCGGAGCGGCGGTTCGGCGAGATGAACGGCCTGCTCAACGGCATCACCAGAAACATCGCGGCCTTTCTCATTCCGTGCGTCGGCGTCATGATCCCGCTTTCGTCGCAGATCATCGCCGTTTTGTACCAGCACGGCCGTTTCGACGCCGCGTCAACGGCGGCGACGGCGCCGGTGCTCGCGGTGTACCTCATCGGCGCGCTCCCCATGGCCGCAAGCACCATCGTCATGCGCGGGTTCTTCGCGGAACAGAAAATGGTCTTTCCCATGCTGGTCACCACCGCGGTCGCGCTCCTCAGCATCCCGTGCTACGTTCTCTTCAGCGCGCGCTACGGGGCCATGGGCATCGCGCTCGCGTCCACCGTGGCGATGTCGGCACAGTTTCTTGTCCTTTACTGGTCGTGGGAAAAGCGGCACCGGTTCATCGCCGACTTTGCGGCCACCGTATTCTACATGGCGAAGGCCGCAGTTGTCGCCGCAGCCGGCTTTGCAATCTGCTTCGGCATCAAGGCGCTCGCGGCCCCGCACACGGGCTCAGCAACATTCATGCAGAACCTCGCGCTCGCCGCAGCGGCGGGATTTCCCGCGCTGGTCGCCGCGGCGGCCTGCCTGCATTTCGCCGGGATCGTTGATCTGCGCGAAACGGCGCTCCGGCTTCGTAAAAAAACTTGATACATTCTTATAAGAAAAATGTAATATCTCTTTACTTCCGGCATGTGCGTTGTTTAATTTATGGGGGCTTTTTTTACGTGAGGAGCGCAACCAGTACCTTGATAACACGGAACGATATCCTGTGACAGCAGCCGATCCCCGCCCGTCCTACAAACGGCACTATACAAAATCAAGGCCGGTGCTTTTCAGCGTAAGCGCCGCGGTCGTCGTCTGCGCCGCATTCGTCATCCACTCAAAGACAGCGGCCCCGCAAAAATCCGCGCCGCCCGCGGCCGCCGCTTCCGCGTCCGTCGACTCATCATGCCTGCTGCCGGTTGATAAATGGCTGAACAAGAAGTTCTTCGCGCTCAGGAAGCCGCCGATGTTCAGGAAATTCGGGTATGAACTGTACCTCACCAATAAACTTTCCGCGGCTACCGCCGCCGTCGATACCGCGACCGAGGCGGAAAAACACCACGCCCGCTATTCCCTGCTCGCCGGCAAAACGCTCACGGTGACCGGCGTTGAGAAAGCCGGGCCGGAACATCTCGTCACCTTCTCGGAAGATAAGGGCGGCCGCACCTATTTCGCCAAAACGCACAACGGCGCCATCGAGGGCATCGCCCGCAGCGACGATCTCGACGGCGCGGCGCGGCGCTGGGCCGGAACGACCGTGTATTCGCGCCGCAGGTTCATCGACACCTACGATTCGTCAACGGGCGCCTACGGCAGGATCAAGGTGAGGATCCAGGACGCCCTCAAGGTGACGGGCGTGTCGTGGGGGCTCGCGCCGCTTCCGCCCAAGCCGCTCTGGCTGAACGTGGAGACCGCCGCGCACGAAAAGGGGTTCATTCCGGTGTGCTTGACATGGGCGAATGTCATGAGCGACAAGATCAAACCGGGGCCGCCGTGGGCCGAGGAGCTGTTCGAGACGAACCCCACGACCCTTTACTCATGGGACAGCCTCACCTGGGCCGCCATCAACGGCCACACCATCGTGAGCGGCATGACCAAGGAGCAGGTGCAGGTGAGCTGGGGCCAGCCGCACAAGGTGACCCTCGACACGGCGCAGCGCGGCTGCAGGGAGCAATGGCTGTTCGGAACGCAATATTTGTGCTTCGATCACGATACCGTAACCTCGGTCGGCGCGCGGTGAAAATAAATACCGTATTGTAAATACGCCCGGGCCGCGGGTCGTTGTTGTTGTCAATTTATTTTTTACAAATTATGCACATCACTTTGTACCGGTATTATATTTAATCAATCCACCTTAAAAAAGGAGAGGTCATCATGGCCAGACTTACCAAACAGCAGCTTGTCGCACTTCAGAAAAAACTGGGAACCGATCAGGCAATAGGCGATAAAGTCGGTGTCACCCGCCAGGCGATCCATCAGCTGCGCAACAAATACGGCATCGATTCGCTCATCGCGAAGAACGCCGAGAGAAACAAGAAAATCGTCGGCAATTACAAGGGCGGCAAGACGGGAACCGACATCGCAAAGAAATTCGACCTGTCCGTCTCGCAGACCTACCGCATCATTAGCCTTGCGGGAAAAAAGAAGAAGTAACGAACCTTTTATCGGCGATTGAATAACCGAGTTGCGTCCACATGGTGGTTCCGGGAATACTGCCATGTGGATTTTTTTTACTGTTTCTGCAATTTCCATTCTATCGGTAATGTAATTATCATTTGATGGGGGAAGTCTCCCCCGGCTTCCGCCGCGCCGCATATCCACTATAAAAAGTCAACCGGCGCGGCGGCGATCCGGGGGCACACCCCCTCTTTGGCGCCGATGCCTTTAGGGCTGGCGATCATTCGAGTGGCTGTCGTTACGTCAGTGGTAATAGAGAGTTCACACGATGGAAGAAGAAATATTGTAAGGGCATAAGTCAATAACGATCTCATTTCAGCACTTGCAAACAGAAGCATTATAAGTTAATTGGTTGACTGCTGATATCTTGTTCGTCAATAAAACATCTTGCCCATTATCAGGTCAAGTTGAACTTATCCATATGCCTCTTGTCTCCATCATCATTCCAACCTATAATCGCGCCGGGCTTGTCACCCGAGCCGTATGGTCGGTATTGTCCCAAACGTTTAACGATTACGAATGCATCGTGGCGGATGACGCGTCAACCGACAACACGGCCGACCTCGCCATTTTCACAAAGCCGCCGCCAAGGCTCAGGTATATCCGGCTTGACAATCATTCCGGCGTGTCAAACGCGCGAAATTCAGGCGTTGCCGCGTCATCGGGCCGATGGATCGCGTTTCTGGATTCCGACGATGAATGGTTTCCCCGAAAGCTGGAAAAACAGGTGCAGTGGCACCGCCATCATCCGGGCTTCGCCATTTCCCAGACAAAGGAGGTCTGGGTCAGGCGCGGCAGAAGGGTCAACCCGCCCAAAACGCACGAAAAGAAAGAAGGATATATTTTTGAGCAGAGCCTCAAGCGGTGCATGGTGACGCCTTCGTCGGTGATGCTTGCGCGCAGCCTGTTCCTTGACACCGGCGGGTTCGACGAATCGCTTCCTGCCTGTGAAGACTACGATTTGTGGCTCAGGATCACCTGCCGCTTTCCGGTGGGGCTTGTCAACGAATACCTTCTCAGCCGGTACGGCGGACACGGCGACCAGCTTTCGGCGACGGTCGCGGCGCTTGACCGGTTCCGCATCCGGAGCATGAAGAACTTGCTGGATTCAAACAGCCTTTCGCCCGGGCAAATAGTACTTGCGAGAATGGAAATCGTCAGAAAGGCCGTTATTGTCGCAAACGGATATAAAAAGAGGGGAAACCGGGAGGAATATGAGCGTTACTCGCAGATCGCAAAGTCCTTTTCAATCGGAGCCTGAGGTTCTCACCCTTTCGCGGGCAAACCGGTTCGAAAAGATTTCACTCCGTAATATTTTCCTGCCAAAAGACCTGCATGATGAAACCGCGCTTTCGCGGCAATTGCCCGCCGCCCAGCTCCTCAACCCCATTCTGGTTTCGAAAAGCGATTCGGGGACATATGAAATACTCGACGGATGCAAACGTTTTAAAACCATGAAGCAAAAAAAAATCAAGGAACGCATCTGCGGTATCCTTCCATCTCTTGATACCAGACAAAAAGGCCTGGTGAGGGTTCTTCTCAACAGGGGAAGGGCATTAAGCATGAAAGAACAATTTCTTTTTTATTCCTGGCTGACAACGTCAGCGGGGATTAAGGAAAAAGATGACCTCCGGCGGTTTCTTGACATTCCACGAAATCAAATGAACGATTTGGACGAACTGCTCGCCAGTCCCGGCGATGTCCGCGACGCGGTGTTCGAAAACAGGCTGCATGCCGCAAATGCCGCCGAGTTCCGGCTGCTTTCAGGAAAAGACCGGAAGAAGTTTCTGGAACTTTTTGCCGGCCTCGATCTTTCATTCCAGACGGAACGCGAATTCGTCCAATGGATGTCGGAAATAGTCCGCAATCAAAACAGCGGAATAAAGGATTTTTCAGGATTTGCGGAAATCGCATTCATCAAAAAAAACGGCGCCATCAATGCGCCTCAGAAAATCCAGAGGATAAATTCCTATCTTCGAGGCCTTCGGTTTCCGCGTTACGAAAACGCCCGCAGAAAATGGGAGGGGCTCGCGGCGAGCGTCAATCCCGATCCGTCAAAAGTGAGCTTTATGGCAAGCCCCTATTTTGAGAAAAACCGGCTGGAGGTGCGGCTGGTTTTTTCAAAACCGCAGGAGGCCGCGGGTATCCTGAAAAAGCTGTGCGATATACCGGAGAGCGCCTGGTCAAGCCTTATCAGCCCGCACGAACTTTAGGTTCATGGTGAAATGGTACTTTCCCTTGAAATTAGTTATATTAAGGGCTGCCATTTGGTTGAGTCCTTCTTCCAATGGGAACATGTTCATGAGATCTCACTTCGTGCCGATGTGCATGGGACGCGCGGATGGCCCGGGCGATCCGTCGGTAATCACCCCTGTTTTTCTTTCAGCGACGCCAATCTGACCTTACCCTTGCCGAAGGAATACCCGATGTTCCGAACTGTCATGGGCTTTCTGCAACATCATGGATTTCACCTCATGTTGACCGGCCTTGCCGTCATCGGGATCTGCGCCTTATTCTTCGTCGTTGCCGTGAACGGGCACCATATGACCCTTGCCCTTAAAAACAGGATATTTTTTATCGCATTCGGAGGGCTCATCATTTACGCCGTCGGCAGGGTGCTGGCGTTTCTCGAAAACAGAAGGCAAAGAGCCGAGCCTGAACCCGGCGGCGGCAAGGATCCAGCGTGAAAATCCAAGACATCCTGCAAAAAAACAGCATCATCACCAACCTTGAGCCCACGGACAAGACCGCGCTGCTGTCCCAGATGGGAAAATACCTGGCGTCGCTGTACGACCTGAGGGACCAGGACCTCATCGTGCGGAAGATCCTCGACCGCGAAGCCGAGATGTCAACCGGCATCGGCTTCGGCATCGCGATCCCGCATGCGCGCATCGAGGGCATCGACCGCGTGTACATGGCCGCGGGCCGGAGCGTGAAGGGCATCGACTTCAACGCCATCGACGAACAGCCCGTGCACCTGGTGTTCATGATGCTGTCGCCCGCCAGCGCCTCGAGCCAGTACACCCAGCTCCTTTCTTCTCTGTCAAGGGTCATGTCGTACGAGGAGATCCGCAGCAGCCTCGTGGAGACCGATGACCCGGAAAAGTTCCTGGAGGTCATCATCCGTGGGGAGAACAAGTACGTCGAATAGCCTCGGGCGTCACGACGTCTTCAATGCATCAATCGACATCTCCCGAAGCATTTCCCCTTATCTATATATCACCGCCCCGTTTCTCACCTGAATCACCTTGTCCTCCACCAGCCTGCTCACCATTTCCTCCGCTTCGGTCTCGCTTATCTTTCTCCTGCATATGCTCACGATCTGGTTCCGCAGGGTCTTCCTGTTCTTCGGTTTTTGCGCCTTTGCATTCGCCAGTTTCCCCTTGACAAGCGTATACCAGTCCTCCGTTCCGCCGCCGCCGGGTTTTGCCGCGGGCGCCGCCGGTCTGCCCGCGGGCGCGGCGGGTTTTACGGCCGGGGCGGCCGTTCTTTGCAGCGCCAGGTCGGCGATGGACGGCGCCACCCTGCACGGTATGCCCTCGACCTGGCTTAAAAAGTCCGCGAGCACCTTGAACCCCGTGTCCCGTGAAATGATGTGGAAGGAGGGGTCCGGAATCTCCCTTGAGAGTTTCCCGATGAAGTAGGCGATGTGGAAATCGGCCGCGTTTTTGCCCTGGCCCTTTATGGTGACGAGCTCGAATTTCTCTTTGCCGAACTCGAGCGCGAGCCGGGTGAATTCGCTGGTGAACTTCTGGTTTTCGGCGTGAAAGACCTTTATCAGCACGTCGTGCGAAAGCAGCGGCCTCAGGTTGTGTTTCTGGACGTTCTCGTAGTCGATGAGGATGATGTGTTTCTTCATGAAATCCTTTCCGCGGCCTTCCCTTGTCAGAGTATACCGTGCATCCCGGGGGAATGCAATGGAATCCGTTTCGGCGCGTTAATTCTTGCCATGATTTTAAAAGATATTGATGGCTGCCCGGCGGGGGCCGACAGGCAAAATATAAATGACGCAACTTCCACAATAATAATCTGAAAGCGCGTTCACGAGCGGCTCGTC is a window of Chitinivibrionales bacterium DNA encoding:
- a CDS encoding PTS sugar transporter subunit IIA; this encodes MKIQDILQKNSIITNLEPTDKTALLSQMGKYLASLYDLRDQDLIVRKILDREAEMSTGIGFGIAIPHARIEGIDRVYMAAGRSVKGIDFNAIDEQPVHLVFMMLSPASASSQYTQLLSSLSRVMSYEEIRSSLVETDDPEKFLEVIIRGENKYVE
- a CDS encoding PIN domain-containing protein; the protein is MKKHIILIDYENVQKHNLRPLLSHDVLIKVFHAENQKFTSEFTRLALEFGKEKFELVTIKGQGKNAADFHIAYFIGKLSREIPDPSFHIISRDTGFKVLADFLSQVEGIPCRVAPSIADLALQRTAAPAVKPAAPAGRPAAPAAKPGGGGTEDWYTLVKGKLANAKAQKPKNRKTLRNQIVSICRRKISETEAEEMVSRLVEDKVIQVRNGAVIYR
- a CDS encoding ParB N-terminal domain-containing protein is translated as MSVTRRSQSPFQSEPEVLTLSRANRFEKISLRNIFLPKDLHDETALSRQLPAAQLLNPILVSKSDSGTYEILDGCKRFKTMKQKKIKERICGILPSLDTRQKGLVRVLLNRGRALSMKEQFLFYSWLTTSAGIKEKDDLRRFLDIPRNQMNDLDELLASPGDVRDAVFENRLHAANAAEFRLLSGKDRKKFLELFAGLDLSFQTEREFVQWMSEIVRNQNSGIKDFSGFAEIAFIKKNGAINAPQKIQRINSYLRGLRFPRYENARRKWEGLAASVNPDPSKVSFMASPYFEKNRLEVRLVFSKPQEAAGILKKLCDIPESAWSSLISPHEL